A section of the Primulina eburnea isolate SZY01 chromosome 1, ASM2296580v1, whole genome shotgun sequence genome encodes:
- the LOC140806064 gene encoding uncharacterized protein: protein MMEENLRDWPRLLSETLWAYRTSKRTATGMRPFSLTFGHDAVLPLEIMVPSMRVARQNELYLEHYNEAMIMELEELDELRIQAYNALLLQKQKVERIYNKRVNKKSFHEGEIVWKAILPLGTRERELGKWSPNWEGPFKVHKVLDGNAYWLSSLDGHPHKRCINDKYLIPYFPSMREE from the coding sequence ATGATGGAAGAGAATCTCAGGGATTGGCCACGGCTATTATCAGAAACTTTGTGGGCATACAGAACATCCAAGAGGACCGCCACTGGAATGAGACCTTTTTCCCTTACCTTTGGCCACGATGCAGTGCTCCCATTGGAGATCATGGTACCATCAATGCGAGTGGCAAGACAAAATGAACTTTACCTTGAACATTATAATGAAGCAATGATCATGGAGTTAGAAGAACTAGACGAGCTGAGAATCCAAGCGTACAATGCTCTGTTGTTACAGAAACAGAAGGTTGAGAGAATTTACAACAAAAGAGTTAACAAAAAAAGCTTCCATGAAGGGGAAATAGTGTGGAAGGCCATACTGCCATTAGGAACAAGGGAGAGGGAGCTGGGCAAATGGTCTCCCAACTGGGAGGGACCATTCAAGGTACATAAGGTGTTAGACGGAAATGCATATTGGCTATCAAGCTTAGATGGCCATCCACACAAGAGATGCATAAACGATAAATATCTCATACCGTATTTTCCAAGTATGAGGGAAGAGTAG